A region of Lacinutrix sp. Hel_I_90 DNA encodes the following proteins:
- a CDS encoding VWA domain-containing protein, with product MFDLLEEKIWFWGLLVIPLIIVLFLGQQLWRRSAQKKFADKTLLKRLSPNRSLFKPVLKIVILCLAFACLVIALVNPKNGSKLETVKREGVDIVFAVDVSKSMLAEDIAPNRLEKSKQLVTQIINNLASDRVGIIAYAGKAFPQLPITTDYASAKMFLSNMNTDMLSSQGTAINEAIELAKTYYDDDEQTNRVLIIISDGEDHSEVSARIAEEASEEGIRIFTIGVGDVNGGPIPIKRNGVILNYKKDNEGETVITRLDEETLKTIAKEANGAYINGNNTDKVVEEIKEILNKMDKTEFEAKQFADFEDQFQWFLGFGILLLFLDIFLLERKTAWLKKLNLFNENL from the coding sequence ATGTTTGATTTATTAGAAGAAAAAATATGGTTTTGGGGATTGCTGGTCATTCCATTAATAATTGTTTTGTTTTTAGGACAACAATTATGGAGACGAAGTGCCCAAAAAAAGTTTGCCGATAAGACATTGTTAAAACGGCTAAGCCCAAACAGATCCTTGTTTAAACCCGTATTAAAAATTGTGATTTTATGTTTGGCTTTTGCCTGTTTAGTCATTGCTTTAGTCAATCCTAAAAATGGCTCAAAATTGGAAACGGTTAAACGCGAAGGGGTAGATATTGTCTTTGCAGTAGATGTTTCTAAAAGTATGTTGGCCGAAGATATTGCGCCAAATAGATTAGAAAAATCGAAGCAATTGGTCACACAAATTATTAATAATTTAGCGAGTGATCGTGTCGGTATTATTGCCTATGCGGGTAAGGCATTTCCGCAGTTGCCAATAACAACGGATTATGCATCAGCAAAGATGTTTTTGTCTAATATGAATACAGACATGTTATCTTCTCAAGGCACTGCAATTAACGAGGCGATTGAGTTAGCTAAAACCTATTATGATGACGATGAGCAAACCAATCGCGTGCTTATTATCATATCAGATGGAGAAGATCATAGTGAGGTTTCAGCAAGAATAGCAGAAGAAGCCAGTGAAGAAGGAATTAGAATTTTCACCATTGGTGTTGGCGATGTAAATGGAGGTCCAATTCCTATAAAACGTAACGGTGTTATTCTTAATTATAAGAAAGACAACGAAGGTGAAACAGTAATCACCCGTTTAGACGAAGAGACCTTAAAAACCATAGCAAAAGAAGCTAATGGTGCTTATATTAATGGTAATAACACAGATAAAGTAGTTGAAGAAATAAAGGAAATCTTAAATAAAATGGATAAAACTGAATTTGAAGCGAAGCAATTTGCCGATTTCGAAGACCAGTTTCAGTGGTTTTTAGGTTTCGGAATTCTCCTTTTATTCCTTGATATTTTCTTGTTAGAACGTAAAACGGCATGGTTGAAGAAGCTTAATCTATTCAATGAGAACCTTTAG
- a CDS encoding DUF58 domain-containing protein, producing the protein MDTKELLKKVRKIEIKTRRLSDHIFGGEYHSTFKGRGMTFSEVRQYQYGDDVRNIDWNVTARTNEPHIKVFEEERELTMLLMVDVSGSELFGTDQQFKNEIITEISATLAFSATQNNDKIGLILFSDQVELFIPPKKGSSHVLRIIRELLEFEPKSKGTNIVEALKFMRNVMKKKAIVFVLSDFIADDYKQTLKIAAGKHDVTGIRVYDKKEEAIPNLGMVQMQDEESGELMLVNTSSKKVRQNYSKFYHEKVEYYKDSFAKAGAGTIDCRVDESYVRKLLGYFKRRG; encoded by the coding sequence ATGGATACTAAAGAATTACTTAAAAAAGTACGTAAAATTGAGATTAAGACACGCCGGTTGTCTGATCATATTTTTGGAGGTGAATACCATTCTACTTTCAAAGGTCGCGGTATGACTTTTTCTGAAGTGCGCCAGTACCAATATGGAGATGATGTTCGTAATATTGATTGGAATGTTACAGCCCGTACAAACGAACCTCATATTAAAGTATTTGAAGAAGAACGAGAATTAACAATGCTATTAATGGTTGATGTTTCTGGTTCTGAATTGTTTGGTACAGATCAGCAATTTAAAAATGAAATTATTACAGAAATTTCTGCGACTTTAGCGTTTTCTGCTACACAGAATAATGATAAAATAGGCCTGATTTTATTTTCAGACCAAGTTGAATTATTCATCCCGCCAAAAAAAGGAAGTTCTCACGTGCTTAGAATTATTCGTGAGTTACTAGAATTCGAACCAAAAAGCAAAGGCACAAATATCGTTGAGGCCTTAAAATTCATGCGTAATGTGATGAAGAAAAAAGCCATAGTATTTGTATTGAGCGATTTTATTGCAGACGATTATAAACAAACATTAAAAATTGCAGCGGGAAAACATGATGTTACTGGTATTCGTGTGTATGATAAAAAAGAAGAAGCAATCCCAAATCTAGGAATGGTGCAAATGCAGGATGAAGAATCTGGAGAGTTAATGTTGGTCAATACCTCCTCTAAAAAAGTACGACAAAACTACAGTAAATTTTACCATGAGAAAGTAGAATATTATAAGGATAGTTTTGCAAAAGCAGGAGCAGGAACTATAGATTGTAGAGTGGATGAAAGCTACGTAAGAAAACTACTGGGGTATTTTAAAAGAAGAGGATAA
- a CDS encoding MoxR family ATPase encodes MEETNTIDIKSINEKIEKESAFVDLLIYEMNKVIVGQKGMIERLLIGLLGQGHILLEGVPGLAKTLAINTLSKAIDASFSRIQFTPDLLPSDVVGTLIFNMKENDFSIKKGPIFANFVLADEINRAPAKVQSALLEAMQEKQVTIGDETFILDKPFLVMATQNPVEQEGTYPLPEAQVDRFMLKTVINYPKKDEEQLIMRANLKGSWEKVNPVVSIAQILRAQEAVREVYMDEKIEKYILDIVFATRFPEQYKLADLKPLISFGASPRGSINLATAAKCYAFIKRRGYVIPEDVRAVVHDVLRHRIGITYEAEAENVTSEDIINKIVNVVEVP; translated from the coding sequence ATGGAAGAAACCAATACAATTGATATTAAATCAATTAACGAGAAAATTGAAAAGGAAAGTGCTTTTGTCGATTTGTTGATCTATGAAATGAACAAGGTAATCGTTGGCCAGAAAGGCATGATTGAGCGGTTGCTTATTGGCTTGTTAGGTCAAGGACATATTTTACTTGAAGGAGTGCCCGGATTAGCAAAAACATTAGCGATTAATACCTTATCGAAGGCTATAGACGCAAGCTTTAGCAGAATTCAATTTACGCCAGACTTATTACCATCAGATGTTGTTGGGACTTTAATTTTTAATATGAAAGAGAATGATTTCTCAATTAAAAAAGGACCAATATTCGCCAATTTTGTATTGGCAGATGAGATAAACAGAGCGCCAGCAAAAGTACAATCTGCCTTACTAGAAGCAATGCAGGAAAAACAAGTCACTATTGGTGATGAAACGTTTATTTTAGATAAACCTTTTTTAGTAATGGCAACGCAGAATCCTGTGGAACAAGAAGGAACCTATCCTTTACCAGAAGCGCAAGTGGATCGTTTCATGCTAAAAACAGTGATAAATTACCCAAAGAAAGATGAGGAGCAACTCATTATGCGAGCGAATTTAAAAGGAAGCTGGGAGAAGGTAAATCCTGTAGTGTCTATCGCTCAAATATTAAGAGCTCAAGAAGCGGTTCGCGAAGTCTATATGGATGAGAAAATTGAAAAATACATTCTCGATATTGTTTTTGCAACACGTTTTCCAGAACAATATAAACTTGCCGATTTAAAACCCTTAATTTCGTTTGGAGCATCGCCTCGTGGAAGTATTAATTTAGCAACAGCTGCAAAATGCTATGCTTTTATTAAGCGTCGTGGTTATGTTATTCCAGAAGATGTTCGAGCAGTGGTTCACGATGTATTGCGTCACAGAATCGGGATTACTTACGAAGCTGAAGCTGAAAATGTCACTTCAGAAGATATCATTAACAAGATTGTAAATGTGGTTGAAGTACCTTAA
- a CDS encoding VWA domain-containing protein: MFEGIEFLNIEFFWLLLLLPLAMLWYLFKYKGQTAELKISTLKGFKITNSWLPKFKHLLFVFRLVALTFLIIALARPRTVDVSSKTKTTRGIDIVMAIDVSASMLARDLKPNRLEALKNVASEFIKGRPNDRIGLVEYAGESYTKTPITSDKSIVLRSLGDIKYNTIIEGGTAIGMGLATAVNRLKDSKAKSKVIILLTDGVNNSGAINPTIASELAVEFGIKTYTIGLGTNGMALSPIQIKPNGEFQYGRVQVEIDEALLKEIAQVTGGKYFRATNNKKLVEIYNEINKLEKTEVEEFKFYNYEEKFRWFVCVAGVLLLIELLLRITIFRSFV; encoded by the coding sequence ATGTTCGAAGGCATAGAATTTTTAAATATAGAATTTTTCTGGCTGTTGTTATTGCTCCCGTTGGCTATGCTTTGGTATCTTTTTAAATACAAAGGGCAAACAGCAGAACTAAAAATATCAACCTTAAAAGGGTTTAAAATCACCAACTCTTGGTTGCCAAAATTTAAGCATTTGTTATTTGTTTTTAGATTGGTAGCATTAACCTTTTTAATCATTGCTTTAGCAAGACCAAGAACGGTTGATGTCTCTTCAAAAACAAAAACAACCCGTGGGATAGATATTGTTATGGCAATCGATGTTTCTGCCAGTATGCTAGCAAGAGATTTAAAACCAAATCGCTTAGAGGCACTAAAAAATGTGGCTTCAGAGTTTATTAAAGGGCGACCAAACGATCGCATTGGTTTGGTAGAATATGCGGGAGAAAGCTACACGAAAACACCAATAACAAGCGATAAAAGCATTGTTTTACGTTCATTAGGGGACATAAAATATAATACCATTATTGAAGGAGGAACAGCTATTGGTATGGGTTTGGCAACTGCTGTCAATCGTCTAAAAGATAGTAAAGCAAAAAGTAAAGTCATTATTTTATTAACAGATGGCGTAAACAATTCAGGGGCAATAAACCCTACAATTGCCAGTGAATTAGCCGTCGAGTTTGGTATTAAAACCTATACTATTGGTTTAGGAACCAATGGGATGGCACTATCACCAATTCAAATCAAACCAAACGGCGAATTTCAGTATGGAAGAGTTCAGGTAGAAATTGATGAGGCTTTATTAAAGGAAATTGCACAAGTAACAGGCGGAAAATATTTTAGAGCAACAAATAACAAGAAGCTGGTAGAAATTTATAACGAGATAAACAAACTTGAAAAAACCGAAGTAGAAGAGTTTAAATTCTATAACTATGAAGAGAAATTTCGATGGTTTGTATGCGTAGCAGGCGTTTTATTACTCATTGAGCTATTGTTGCGAATTACTATTTTTAGAAGTTTTGTTTAA
- a CDS encoding tetratricopeptide repeat protein, with amino-acid sequence MKLIITYIFLLIAGFAFAQEEGNKKEQAKITKKANDLINEANDLASNDNFVLAEMEYRKAISTKPTSVAGTYNLGHSYYEKGNYDEALYRNQQAAKNATAKQEKHRAFHNIGNILMQNKKCKEAVEAFKNALRNDPTDDETRYNLALAKDCAKDEKEPPQEEDNKDDKEKDKKENEDEQNKDKEQEDQKDKEGEGENEDKKEGEDKKDEGKPDEKKDQEGQGDDKKKEQPNPQQQPGQLSPQQIKNLLEAMNNQEQKVQEKMNAEKVKGVKVQTDKDW; translated from the coding sequence ATGAAACTAATAATAACCTACATATTCCTTTTAATAGCAGGATTTGCGTTTGCTCAAGAAGAAGGCAATAAAAAGGAGCAAGCCAAAATAACAAAGAAAGCCAATGATTTAATCAATGAAGCTAATGATTTAGCGAGCAATGATAACTTTGTGTTGGCAGAAATGGAATATAGAAAAGCGATTTCTACTAAACCCACTAGTGTTGCAGGTACTTATAATTTAGGACATTCATATTATGAGAAAGGAAATTATGACGAGGCGTTATATCGCAATCAGCAAGCGGCTAAAAATGCGACAGCTAAGCAAGAAAAACACAGGGCTTTTCATAATATCGGAAATATTTTAATGCAAAATAAAAAATGTAAAGAGGCTGTAGAGGCTTTTAAAAATGCGTTAAGAAACGACCCAACAGATGATGAAACACGATACAATTTAGCTCTGGCTAAAGACTGTGCTAAAGATGAAAAAGAACCACCTCAGGAAGAAGACAACAAAGACGATAAGGAAAAAGATAAGAAAGAAAACGAGGACGAGCAAAACAAAGATAAAGAGCAGGAAGACCAAAAAGATAAGGAAGGTGAAGGTGAGAATGAGGATAAAAAGGAAGGTGAAGATAAAAAAGATGAAGGAAAGCCTGATGAGAAAAAAGATCAAGAGGGTCAAGGGGATGATAAGAAAAAAGAACAACCAAATCCACAGCAGCAACCAGGACAATTATCGCCTCAGCAAATTAAAAACTTGCTAGAAGCGATGAATAATCAAGAACAGAAAGTACAGGAAAAAATGAATGCCGAAAAAGTAAAAGGCGTTAAAGTACAAACCGATAAAGATTGGTAA